The DNA region GTGGTAAGGGTGACGCAGGCCCAATAAATACTGTTGGGAATATTGCTGAACTGTGTATTGGGTTTTCCTCCTTCAATCATGTACATCACTGTTCCGATAGATATCACCAGAATCACCACAAACATAAAGAAAACTGCGATTTTCTTGCTACTGTCTCGTAGTGCTGTCAGTAGCATTTGCCCTTCCATCCAGAAATTGAATAACTTGAAAACGCGGAATATCCGTATCAGGCGGAATGCCCGTATAATAAGCAGATAGCGTGCTCCGGGAAACAGGAAAGCGAGATAAAGCGGCAGTGTAGCCAGCAAGTCGATGATTCCGAAAGCACTGAAAGCGTATTTGGAAGGGTTGGGCGAACAATACAACCGGGTGATATATTCGAAAGTAAAGAAGGCGGTCAGTAAATACTCCATAACAATGAATGGAGTTTTCAGCCATACCGGTAATCCTTGCAGGCTTTCCAGGATAACAAGTCCCACACTAAGCAATATGCACCAGATCAGGGT from Bacteroides sp. MSB163 includes:
- a CDS encoding ion transporter; its protein translation is MKLKDKFTELMHNQALKRKLYVIIFEADTPAGKLFDVTLIWCILLSVGLVILESLQGLPVWLKTPFIVMEYLLTAFFTFEYITRLYCSPNPSKYAFSAFGIIDLLATLPLYLAFLFPGARYLLIIRAFRLIRIFRVFKLFNFWMEGQMLLTALRDSSKKIAVFFMFVVILVISIGTVMYMIEGGKPNTQFSNIPNSIYWACVTLTTVGYGDITPVTALGKFLSGCVMLIGYTIIAVPTGIVSVSLMKRHEKNVARECPNCHRRGHEESAQFCKYCGSSLDKAPKE